From one Tsukamurella tyrosinosolvens genomic stretch:
- the hemE gene encoding uroporphyrinogen decarboxylase yields the protein MSNEDRSTTAAATAYPLLDAAAGRTPEHRPVWFMRQAGRSLPEYRKVREGIGMLQSCFRPDLVCEITLQPVRRHRTDAAILFSDIVVPLKAAGIDLDIVSGIGPVIEQPVRDAAAVAAMPKLDAAQVEPIAEAVRLLRGELPAGVALIGFSGAPFTLASYLVEGGPSRNHERTKSLMYTEPDTWHALLDALADIAITFLRVQADAGAQAFQLFDSWAGALSLADYRQYVQPHSARVFAALRESAPALPAFHFGVGTGELLGAMGEAGADVVGVDWRVPLDVAAGRVGPGKALQGNLDPATLMADRDTVDAQVRRVVADGDAALAAGATGHVFNLGHGVLPSTDPDALTRVVDLVHAL from the coding sequence ATGAGTAACGAGGATCGATCGACGACGGCCGCGGCGACGGCGTACCCGCTGCTCGACGCGGCGGCGGGGCGCACCCCGGAGCACCGCCCGGTGTGGTTCATGCGGCAGGCCGGGCGCTCGCTGCCCGAGTACCGCAAGGTGCGCGAGGGAATCGGCATGCTCCAGTCGTGCTTCCGCCCCGACCTGGTCTGCGAGATCACGCTGCAGCCGGTGCGGCGGCACCGCACGGACGCGGCGATCCTGTTCTCCGACATCGTGGTCCCGCTCAAGGCGGCGGGGATCGACCTCGACATCGTGAGCGGGATCGGGCCCGTCATCGAGCAGCCGGTCCGGGACGCCGCGGCCGTCGCGGCCATGCCGAAGCTCGACGCGGCCCAGGTCGAGCCGATCGCCGAGGCCGTGCGGTTGCTGCGCGGCGAGCTGCCCGCCGGCGTCGCGCTCATCGGCTTCTCGGGCGCGCCGTTCACGCTGGCGTCCTACCTCGTCGAGGGTGGCCCCAGCCGCAACCACGAGCGCACCAAGTCGCTGATGTACACCGAGCCCGACACCTGGCACGCGCTGCTCGACGCGCTCGCCGACATCGCGATCACCTTCCTGCGGGTGCAGGCGGACGCCGGCGCGCAGGCCTTCCAGCTCTTCGACTCGTGGGCCGGCGCGCTCTCGCTCGCCGACTACCGGCAGTACGTCCAGCCGCATTCGGCGCGCGTGTTCGCCGCGTTGCGCGAGAGCGCACCCGCGCTGCCCGCCTTCCACTTCGGGGTCGGCACCGGCGAGCTGCTCGGGGCCATGGGCGAGGCCGGGGCCGACGTCGTGGGCGTCGACTGGCGCGTCCCGCTCGACGTGGCGGCGGGCCGTGTCGGCCCGGGGAAGGCGCTGCAGGGCAACCTCGACCCCGCCACGCTGATGGCCGACCGCGACACCGTCGACGCCCAGGTCCGGCGCGTCGTCGCCGACGGCGATGCGGCGCTCGCCGCGGGCGCCACCGGGCACGTCTTCAACCTCGGCCACGGCGTGCTCCCGTCGACCGATCCCGACGCGCTCACCCGTGTCGTCGACCTGGTGCACGCGCTATGA
- a CDS encoding class I SAM-dependent RNA methyltransferase, translating to MLAPNDLLELTCGAPGHGGFVIARHDGRAIFVRGALPGERVRARVTEVKKSYARASTVDVLEASPHRVPEACAAAAAGAGCCDLTFADPAYQRELKADVLHDLLVRFGGFEPDAFEPTVEPLSDAPVTGWRHRARLVADGDGRLGQHAHRSDAVVVAPCAQLPAALTESAGGLRVDPGTEVALVLDDAGAAHAAVPARRGRPARVLAGDALAEYRVGERSWRIPVGGFWQAHRDAASRYAQWVAAYTARYGGEPGRAWDLYGGAGVLAGTLVDQGFAVDVVETSGGAIAAGRQTLADEPVAFHRGDVASRLRGLPSPSVVVLDPPRTGAGAGVMSAIAASEPRAIVHVGCDPAAFARDLGAACENGYRLAELAAYDAFPGTHHLEAFAVLVPGLEDRRGR from the coding sequence ATGCTCGCACCGAATGACCTGCTCGAGCTGACCTGCGGCGCGCCGGGACACGGCGGCTTCGTCATCGCCCGGCACGACGGGCGGGCGATCTTCGTGCGCGGCGCGCTGCCCGGGGAGAGGGTCCGCGCCCGGGTCACCGAGGTGAAGAAGTCCTACGCCCGCGCGAGCACCGTCGACGTCCTCGAAGCCTCGCCGCACCGCGTCCCCGAGGCCTGCGCCGCGGCCGCCGCGGGCGCCGGGTGCTGCGACCTGACTTTCGCCGACCCCGCCTACCAGCGCGAGCTCAAGGCCGACGTGCTGCACGACCTCCTCGTGCGCTTCGGAGGATTCGAGCCCGATGCGTTCGAGCCGACCGTCGAGCCGCTGTCGGACGCCCCGGTGACGGGCTGGCGCCACCGCGCGCGCCTCGTCGCCGACGGTGACGGTCGGCTCGGGCAGCACGCGCACCGCAGCGACGCCGTGGTCGTCGCGCCCTGCGCGCAGCTGCCCGCGGCGCTCACCGAGTCCGCGGGCGGCCTGCGCGTCGACCCGGGCACCGAGGTGGCGCTCGTCCTCGACGACGCCGGTGCCGCGCACGCCGCGGTGCCCGCGCGCCGCGGCCGGCCCGCGCGGGTCCTGGCGGGCGACGCGCTCGCCGAGTACCGGGTGGGCGAACGGTCCTGGAGGATCCCCGTGGGCGGCTTCTGGCAGGCGCACCGCGACGCGGCGTCCCGGTACGCGCAGTGGGTCGCTGCGTACACCGCGCGGTACGGGGGAGAACCCGGCCGGGCCTGGGACCTGTACGGCGGCGCGGGCGTCCTCGCCGGCACCCTGGTCGACCAGGGCTTCGCGGTCGACGTGGTCGAGACCTCCGGCGGCGCGATCGCCGCAGGCAGGCAGACCCTCGCCGATGAGCCCGTCGCCTTCCACCGCGGCGACGTCGCCTCCCGGCTCAGGGGGCTGCCGTCGCCGTCGGTCGTGGTGCTGGACCCGCCCCGGACGGGCGCGGGCGCGGGCGTGATGTCCGCGATCGCCGCGTCGGAACCGCGGGCGATCGTGCACGTCGGCTGCGACCCCGCCGCTTTCGCCCGCGACCTGGGCGCAGCGTGCGAGAACGGCTACCGCCTCGCCGAACTGGCGGCGTACGACGCCTTCCCCGGGACGCACCACCTCGAGGCCTTCGCGGTGCTCGTGCCGGGGCTCGAAGACCGCCGCGGCCGGTAA
- the dxs gene encoding 1-deoxy-D-xylulose-5-phosphate synthase: MNLLRTIESPRDLRRLDQDQLTELAAEIRDFLVEKVSATGGHLGPNLGVVELTMAIHRVFDSPTDPVLFDTGHQAYVHKILTGRRDGFDTLRQAGGLSGYPCRAESEHDWVESSHASAALSYADGLAKAFALKGEQRTVVAVVGDGALTGGMCWEALNNIAASDRPVVIVVNDNGRSYAPTIGGLATHLSGLRTQPEYERLLGEARRRLRNLPVLGEPAYSVLHGMKAGIKDMVSPQALFADLGLKYVGPIDGHDELALEAALRRAKDFGGPVVVHALTRKGNGYEHAENHEADQMHGIGVIDPATGLPVGGAGGARDWTSVFAEELVAHGERRDDVVAITGAMAEPTGVADFGRKFPDRMYDVGIAEQHALTSAAGLALGGMHPVVALYATFLNRAFDQLLMDVALLGQGVTVVLDRSGVTGPDGASHHGMWDLSLAAIVPGLRAAVPRDAARLREEFAEALAVDDAPTLIRYGKGAVPADLEAVRRLPDGADVLVEEASGGGDVLIVAVGAFAHVAVDVAARLRQQGISATVVDPRWVLPVPVSIVDLARSHHLVVTLEDNGVAGGIGASVTAALQRAELDVPTRVLGIEQSFLDHASRGEILTDLGLTPSEIAFRITGWVTACAHVTVPVEKAQATPEQVR, from the coding sequence ATGAACCTGCTGCGCACCATCGAGTCCCCACGGGACCTGCGTCGACTGGATCAGGACCAGCTCACCGAGCTGGCCGCCGAGATCCGGGACTTTCTCGTGGAGAAGGTCTCGGCGACGGGCGGGCACCTCGGCCCGAACCTGGGCGTCGTCGAGCTGACCATGGCGATCCACCGCGTCTTCGATTCGCCGACCGATCCGGTGCTCTTCGACACGGGACACCAGGCCTACGTGCACAAGATCCTCACGGGTCGCCGCGACGGCTTCGACACCCTGCGCCAGGCGGGCGGCCTGTCCGGCTACCCGTGCCGCGCCGAGTCCGAGCACGACTGGGTCGAGTCCTCGCACGCCTCCGCCGCCCTGAGCTACGCCGATGGCCTCGCGAAGGCCTTCGCGCTCAAGGGGGAGCAGCGCACCGTCGTGGCGGTCGTCGGCGACGGCGCCCTGACCGGCGGCATGTGCTGGGAGGCGCTCAACAACATCGCGGCCTCGGACCGCCCCGTCGTCATCGTCGTCAACGACAACGGCCGCTCCTACGCGCCCACGATCGGCGGCCTGGCGACGCACCTGTCGGGACTGCGCACGCAGCCGGAGTACGAGCGGCTCCTCGGGGAGGCGCGCCGGCGGCTGCGGAACCTGCCCGTGCTCGGCGAGCCGGCCTATTCCGTGCTGCACGGCATGAAGGCCGGCATCAAGGACATGGTGAGCCCGCAGGCGCTGTTCGCGGACCTCGGGCTCAAGTACGTCGGCCCCATCGACGGGCACGACGAACTGGCCCTCGAGGCCGCGCTCCGCCGCGCGAAGGACTTCGGCGGGCCGGTCGTGGTGCACGCCCTCACGCGGAAGGGCAACGGCTACGAGCACGCCGAGAACCACGAGGCCGACCAGATGCACGGCATCGGCGTCATCGACCCCGCCACGGGCCTGCCGGTGGGCGGCGCCGGCGGCGCCCGCGACTGGACCTCGGTGTTCGCGGAGGAGCTCGTCGCGCACGGCGAGCGGCGCGACGACGTGGTTGCGATCACCGGCGCCATGGCGGAGCCGACGGGCGTGGCGGACTTCGGCCGCAAGTTCCCCGACCGCATGTACGACGTGGGCATCGCCGAGCAGCACGCGCTCACCTCCGCCGCCGGCCTCGCGCTCGGCGGCATGCACCCCGTCGTGGCCCTGTACGCCACCTTCCTCAACCGCGCCTTCGACCAGCTGCTCATGGACGTCGCGCTGCTCGGGCAGGGCGTCACAGTGGTCCTGGACCGCTCCGGCGTCACCGGCCCCGACGGTGCCAGCCACCACGGCATGTGGGACCTCTCCCTCGCCGCGATCGTGCCGGGCCTGCGCGCCGCGGTGCCCCGCGACGCCGCGCGCCTGCGCGAGGAGTTCGCCGAGGCGCTCGCCGTCGACGACGCGCCGACACTCATCCGGTACGGCAAGGGCGCGGTGCCCGCGGACCTCGAAGCCGTGCGCCGCCTGCCCGACGGTGCCGACGTCCTCGTCGAGGAGGCCTCCGGCGGCGGGGACGTGCTCATCGTCGCGGTCGGGGCCTTCGCCCACGTCGCCGTCGACGTCGCGGCCCGCCTGCGCCAGCAGGGCATCTCCGCGACCGTGGTCGACCCGCGCTGGGTCCTGCCGGTGCCGGTGTCGATCGTCGACCTCGCCCGGTCGCACCACCTCGTCGTCACGCTGGAGGACAACGGCGTCGCGGGCGGCATCGGGGCGTCCGTGACCGCGGCGCTGCAGCGCGCCGAGCTCGACGTGCCGACCCGTGTCCTCGGGATCGAGCAGAGCTTCCTCGATCACGCCTCCCGCGGCGAGATCCTCACCGATCTGGGGCTCACCCCGTCGGAGATCGCGTTCCGGATCACCGGGTGGGTCACCGCGTGCGCGCATGTGACCGTTCCCGTCGAGAAGGCACAGGCCACGCCCGAACAGGTGCGCTGA
- a CDS encoding DUF3000 domain-containing protein, with the protein MSQPGTGDEAAGGAGARGAEPESFRVAVESLHTATVRPEIEIGSIRPPQRLAPYSYALGAEVRAPETDVVPEHSDGETFGRLILLHDPHGHEAWNGLMRLVAYVQSEVDESLASDPLLPEVAWSWLTDALAERGQEVTALGGTVTATASVRYGDIAGPPRAHQLELRASWTPLGEDLSGHVEAFCAVLETAAGLPPAGITRLGSA; encoded by the coding sequence GTGAGCCAACCAGGAACGGGTGACGAAGCGGCGGGCGGTGCGGGAGCGCGCGGCGCCGAGCCGGAGTCGTTCCGCGTCGCCGTCGAGTCCCTGCACACGGCGACGGTCCGCCCCGAGATCGAGATCGGCAGTATCCGGCCGCCGCAGCGCCTCGCCCCGTACAGCTACGCGCTCGGCGCCGAGGTCCGCGCGCCGGAGACCGACGTGGTGCCGGAGCACTCCGACGGCGAGACCTTCGGCCGCCTGATCCTGCTCCACGACCCGCACGGCCACGAGGCGTGGAACGGCCTCATGCGGCTCGTCGCGTACGTCCAGTCCGAGGTCGACGAGTCCCTGGCGTCCGATCCCCTGCTCCCCGAGGTGGCCTGGAGCTGGCTGACCGATGCTCTGGCGGAGCGCGGCCAGGAAGTGACCGCGCTGGGCGGCACCGTCACCGCGACCGCGTCGGTGCGCTACGGCGACATCGCCGGTCCTCCGCGGGCACACCAGCTCGAACTGCGCGCCTCGTGGACGCCCCTGGGTGAGGACCTGTCCGGGCACGTCGAGGCCTTCTGCGCGGTGCTCGAGACCGCCGCCGGGTTGCCCCCGGCCGGCATCACCCGGCTCGGCTCGGCGTAG
- the msrB gene encoding peptide-methionine (R)-S-oxide reductase MsrB — MSEASTPKPKLQLSDSEWRQRLTAPEFRVLRQAGTEAPFTGEYTDTKTSGVYRCRACGEELFRSDAKFESHCGWPSFFSPLAGDKIIERVDTSLGMRRVEVLCANCGSHLGHVFEGEGYDTPTDLRYCINSISMRLEPDDAS, encoded by the coding sequence ATGAGTGAGGCCAGTACTCCCAAGCCCAAACTGCAGCTGAGCGATTCGGAGTGGCGGCAGCGCCTGACCGCGCCCGAGTTCCGCGTGCTCCGGCAGGCGGGCACCGAGGCGCCGTTCACCGGCGAGTACACCGACACGAAGACGTCCGGCGTCTACCGCTGCCGCGCCTGCGGCGAGGAGTTGTTCCGCTCCGACGCGAAGTTCGAGTCCCACTGCGGCTGGCCGTCGTTCTTCTCGCCGCTCGCGGGCGACAAGATCATCGAGCGGGTGGACACCTCGCTGGGCATGCGCCGCGTCGAGGTGCTCTGCGCCAACTGCGGCAGCCACCTCGGCCACGTCTTCGAGGGCGAGGGCTACGACACCCCCACCGACCTCCGCTACTGCATCAACAGCATTTCCATGCGCCTGGAGCCCGACGACGCTTCCTGA
- a CDS encoding FAD-dependent oxidoreductase codes for MSNVAVVGAGISGLVAALRLQQAGARVTVFESGNRVGGKLRSETIGGERLDVGAEAFVRRRPEVIDLATELGLADQLVEPAGRRPALFADGALRGGFGRTVMGIPGDADEVRIPLRWNPGADASIGALVRSRLGDEVVERSVDPMVAGVFAAHADDVSVRAALPALAARLDAGAASLGEAVRDVLGEPDDSPVFGAFRGGYQQLLDALAERLGDRIMLGAPVPEVRPGWSLRGSMFDAVVLAVPAPQVGRLVGLSLPELGAAVGTIPAASSALVTLRLPEDTELPDLSGVLVASREQVSAKAVTLSGRKWDHLPGGTVRLSFGRLGVSRIVDDVDAGLVAAARDDLANVLGVTAEPTVAHVQRWYEGIPVYLPGHRDTLAAIDAATPKGLALAGAYFDGVGVPACIARAEAAAQRVLADLS; via the coding sequence ATGAGCAACGTCGCCGTCGTCGGGGCGGGCATCTCGGGGCTGGTCGCCGCGCTGCGGCTGCAGCAGGCGGGCGCGCGCGTCACCGTCTTCGAATCGGGCAACCGCGTGGGCGGCAAGCTGCGCTCCGAGACCATCGGCGGGGAACGCCTCGACGTGGGCGCCGAGGCCTTCGTGCGCCGCCGGCCCGAGGTGATCGACCTCGCGACCGAGCTCGGTCTCGCCGACCAGCTGGTCGAGCCGGCGGGCCGCCGCCCGGCGCTGTTCGCCGACGGTGCCCTCCGCGGAGGCTTCGGCCGTACCGTCATGGGCATCCCGGGGGACGCCGACGAGGTGCGGATCCCGCTGCGCTGGAACCCCGGCGCCGACGCGTCGATCGGCGCGCTGGTGCGCTCCCGCCTCGGCGACGAGGTGGTCGAGCGCAGCGTCGACCCGATGGTCGCGGGGGTCTTCGCGGCCCACGCCGACGACGTCTCCGTGCGCGCTGCGCTGCCCGCGCTGGCCGCCCGTCTCGATGCGGGCGCCGCGTCCCTCGGCGAGGCCGTCCGCGACGTGCTCGGCGAGCCCGACGACAGCCCCGTCTTCGGTGCCTTCCGCGGCGGCTACCAGCAGCTGCTCGACGCCCTCGCCGAGCGGCTCGGCGACCGCATCATGCTCGGCGCGCCCGTGCCCGAGGTGCGACCCGGCTGGAGCCTGCGCGGCTCGATGTTCGACGCGGTCGTGCTCGCGGTGCCCGCACCGCAGGTGGGCCGCCTCGTCGGGCTGAGCCTGCCCGAACTCGGCGCGGCCGTGGGTACGATCCCGGCCGCCAGCTCGGCGCTGGTGACGCTGCGGCTGCCCGAGGACACCGAGCTGCCCGACCTGTCCGGCGTGCTCGTGGCGAGCCGCGAGCAGGTCAGCGCCAAGGCGGTCACACTGTCGGGCCGCAAGTGGGACCACTTGCCCGGCGGCACCGTGCGCCTGTCGTTCGGCCGCCTGGGCGTGAGCCGGATCGTCGACGACGTCGATGCCGGCCTGGTCGCGGCGGCGCGGGACGACCTCGCCAACGTGCTGGGTGTCACCGCCGAGCCGACCGTCGCGCACGTGCAGCGCTGGTACGAGGGCATCCCCGTCTACCTGCCCGGCCACCGTGACACCCTCGCGGCGATCGACGCGGCCACCCCGAAGGGACTCGCGCTCGCGGGCGCGTACTTCGACGGTGTCGGGGTGCCCGCGTGCATCGCCCGCGCGGAGGCCGCGGCCCAGCGCGTGCTCGCCGACCTGTCCTGA
- the hemQ gene encoding hydrogen peroxide-dependent heme synthase, giving the protein MAKLDYAELNSTVRYLMFSVFSITPGELGDDEQRAAAASEAEAFLAKIQEGDLVVRGVYNVAGMRADADFMIWWHAEKLEDLQAAYNDFRRSTALGRASDPVWSSTALHRPAEFNKSHIPAFLAGEDPGAYICVYPFVRSLEWYLLPDDERRKMLADHGRAARGYPDVRANTVPAFALGDYEWLLAFEAPEMHRIVDLMRDLRATDARRHTREETPFFSGPRVGVRELVTALP; this is encoded by the coding sequence ATGGCCAAACTGGATTACGCAGAGCTCAATTCGACCGTCCGCTACCTGATGTTCTCGGTGTTCTCGATCACGCCGGGCGAGCTGGGCGACGACGAGCAGCGCGCCGCGGCGGCCTCCGAGGCGGAGGCGTTCCTGGCGAAGATCCAGGAGGGCGACCTCGTCGTGCGCGGCGTCTACAACGTCGCGGGCATGCGGGCCGACGCCGACTTCATGATCTGGTGGCACGCCGAGAAGCTCGAGGACCTGCAGGCCGCGTACAACGACTTCCGGCGCAGCACCGCGCTGGGCCGCGCCAGCGACCCGGTGTGGTCGAGCACCGCGCTGCACCGCCCCGCGGAGTTCAACAAGAGCCACATCCCCGCGTTCCTCGCGGGCGAGGACCCGGGCGCGTACATCTGCGTCTACCCGTTCGTGCGCAGCCTCGAGTGGTACCTCCTGCCCGACGACGAGCGCCGCAAGATGCTCGCCGACCACGGCCGCGCCGCCCGCGGCTACCCGGACGTCCGCGCCAACACCGTCCCCGCCTTCGCGCTCGGCGACTACGAGTGGCTGCTCGCCTTCGAGGCTCCCGAGATGCACCGCATCGTCGACCTGATGCGCGACCTGCGCGCCACCGACGCGCGCCGGCACACCCGCGAGGAGACGCCGTTCTTCTCCGGGCCGCGAGTGGGGGTGCGCGAGCTCGTCACCGCACTTCCCTGA
- a CDS encoding HRDC domain-containing protein yields MGKASSEPVPGIPLTEPAEGVPEPLTTVEEFADCAAALLRGTGPIAVDTERASGFTYSSRAYLIQIKRTGSGLFLLDPIHEPEGLAPVIEAMRGVEWVLHAADQDLPCLRDDGFECDELFDTELAGRLLGAPRVNLAAMTSEYTGYALAKGHGAADWSTRPLPHDWLNYAALDVEVLVDLRDEAYERLSDAGKLEWALEEFEYERTRPDPLPKPDPWRRVSGLSTLRNRRQLARARELWLARDEMAEQRNVAPGRTLPDAAIVNAAAKNPTTEAELTALPVFGGPRMRRSAKRWLGAIHRANALPDASLPPLHGPRNGVPANNRWAKSNPEAAERLAAVRAALAAISEEVAVPVENLLPTDAVRQLCWDGTADGAGAVDEALAASGARNWQRALTVTAVAAALASA; encoded by the coding sequence GTGGGCAAGGCCTCATCGGAACCGGTCCCCGGCATTCCGCTCACCGAACCCGCCGAGGGCGTCCCGGAGCCCCTCACCACCGTCGAGGAGTTCGCGGACTGCGCCGCGGCCCTGCTGCGCGGCACCGGCCCCATCGCCGTCGACACCGAGCGCGCATCGGGTTTCACCTACTCCTCCCGCGCCTACCTGATCCAGATCAAGCGCACCGGCTCCGGGCTGTTCCTGCTCGATCCGATCCACGAGCCCGAGGGCCTCGCGCCGGTGATCGAGGCGATGCGGGGCGTCGAGTGGGTGCTGCACGCCGCCGACCAGGACCTGCCGTGCCTGCGCGACGACGGCTTCGAGTGCGACGAGCTCTTCGACACCGAGTTGGCGGGCCGCCTGCTGGGTGCGCCGCGGGTCAATCTCGCGGCGATGACCTCCGAGTACACCGGCTACGCGCTGGCGAAGGGACACGGCGCCGCCGATTGGAGCACCCGGCCGCTGCCCCACGACTGGCTCAACTACGCGGCGCTCGACGTCGAGGTGCTGGTCGATCTGCGCGACGAGGCCTACGAACGGCTCTCCGATGCGGGGAAGCTGGAGTGGGCGCTCGAGGAGTTCGAGTACGAACGCACGCGGCCCGACCCGCTCCCGAAACCCGATCCGTGGCGCCGCGTCTCGGGGCTGAGCACGCTGCGCAACCGCCGCCAGCTGGCCCGCGCCCGCGAGCTGTGGCTCGCGCGCGACGAGATGGCCGAGCAGCGCAACGTCGCGCCCGGGCGCACCCTGCCGGACGCGGCGATCGTCAACGCCGCCGCGAAGAATCCCACGACGGAAGCGGAGCTCACCGCGCTGCCGGTGTTCGGGGGGCCGCGGATGCGGCGCTCGGCGAAACGCTGGCTCGGGGCGATCCACCGGGCCAACGCTCTCCCCGACGCCTCGCTGCCGCCGCTGCACGGCCCGCGTAACGGGGTGCCCGCGAACAACCGCTGGGCGAAGTCGAATCCCGAGGCCGCCGAGCGCCTCGCCGCGGTGCGCGCCGCGCTCGCCGCGATCTCCGAGGAGGTCGCGGTGCCGGTGGAGAACCTGCTGCCGACGGACGCCGTCCGGCAACTGTGCTGGGACGGCACGGCCGACGGCGCGGGCGCCGTCGACGAGGCGCTCGCCGCCTCCGGCGCACGGAACTGGCAGCGCGCGCTGACCGTCACGGCCGTCGCCGCCGCCCTCGCGTCCGCCTGA